One region of Chryseobacterium muglaense genomic DNA includes:
- the traK gene encoding conjugative transposon protein TraK, translating to MEFKTLRNIENSFRQIRLYAIVFAVLCIGVVGYAVWQSYHFAEEQRQKIYVLDNGKSLMLALSQDASINRPVEAREHVRRFHELFFTLAPDKNAIESNMRRAFNLADKSAFDYYKDLSEKGYYNRIISGNVQQRIEVDSVVCNFDTHPYAVRTYAKQFIIRSSNVTRRNLITSCYLVNSVRSDNNPQGFNIEKFAVVENRDIEVIER from the coding sequence ATGGAATTTAAAACTCTAAGAAATATCGAAAACAGCTTTAGGCAGATAAGATTATATGCCATTGTGTTTGCGGTTCTCTGCATTGGCGTGGTAGGATATGCCGTATGGCAGTCCTACCACTTTGCAGAAGAACAACGCCAAAAAATCTATGTATTGGATAACGGCAAATCTTTGATGCTTGCCTTGTCGCAAGATGCGAGCATCAACCGACCTGTGGAAGCAAGGGAACACGTCAGACGTTTTCACGAGCTTTTTTTTACACTCGCTCCGGATAAAAATGCTATCGAAAGCAATATGAGGAGGGCATTTAACCTTGCGGATAAAAGTGCTTTTGACTATTACAAAGACTTATCTGAAAAGGGTTATTACAACAGAATTATTTCAGGTAATGTTCAGCAACGCATCGAAGTCGATAGTGTCGTGTGCAATTTCGACACCCATCCTTATGCGGTGCGCACCTATGCCAAACAATTTATTATCCGTTCGAGTAATGTAACCAGGCGTAACCTGATTACTTCCTGCTATCTCGTGAACTCCGTCCGTTCCGACAATAACCCGCAAGGCTTTAACATTGAAAAATTTGCAGTGGTTGAAAACAGGGATATTGAAGTCATCGAACGCTAA